A genomic window from Glycine soja cultivar W05 chromosome 10, ASM419377v2, whole genome shotgun sequence includes:
- the LOC114369469 gene encoding short-chain dehydrogenase TIC 32, chloroplastic-like: protein MAGIFSLVTGRPGLSGFGSSSTAEQVTEGIDASNLTAIITGGASGIGLETARVLAIRKVHVIIAARNMESAKEAKQLILQEDESACVDIMKLDLCSLKSVRTFVDNFIALGLPLNILINNAGVMFCPYQQTEDGIEMQFATNYLGHFLLTNLLLDKMKQTAKDTGIEGRIVNLSSIAHLYTYEEGIRFDTINDEDGYHEKKAYGQSKLANILHTNELSRRLQAEGVNITANSVHPGVIMTPLMRHSSLLMNFLKMFSFMIWKNVPQGAATTCYVALHPSLKGVTGKYLQDCNESPPSAHASNELLGRKLWDFSNKMINSLSKA, encoded by the exons ATGGCGGGAATCTTTTCGTTGGTTACTGGGAGGCCGGGACTAAGTGGATTCGGATCTTCCTCAACTGCTGAACAAGTTACTGAAGGAATTGATGCCAGCAATCTCACTGCAATCATCACAG GAGGAGCGAGTGGCATAGGGTTGGAGACAGCACGTGTTCTGGCAATTCGAAAGGTCCATGTAATAATTGCTGCCAGGAACATGGAGTCTGCAAAGGAAGCTAAACAACTCATACTTCAGGAAGACGAGTCAGCATGTGTGGACATAATGAAGCTCGACCTATGCTCATTGAAGTCTGTCAGAACCTTTGTGGACAACTTCATTGCTCTTGGTCTTCCTCTCAACATCTTAAT AAACAATGCTGGAGTCATGTTCTGCCCTTATCAGCAAACAGAAGATGGGATTGAGATGCAGTTTGCAACAAATTATCTTG GTCATTTCCTCTTGACGAACCTTCTTCTTGACAAGATGAAACAAACCGCAAAAGACACTGGAATTGAGGGCAGGATCGTAAATCTGTCATCAATTGCTCATCTCTACACTTACGAAGAAGGAATTCGATTTGATACCATCAATGATGAAGATGG ATACCATGAGAAGAAGGCCTATGGACAGTCCAAGTTAGCCAACATATTACACACAAACGAGCTTTCTCGTCGCTTACAG GCAGAAGGTGTTAACATCACGGCCAACTCAGTCCACCCAGGGGTGATAATGACTCCTCTCATGAGACACTCTTCTTTACTAATGA ATTTTCTGAAGATGTTCTCCTTCATGATATGGAAGAACGTCCCTCAG GGAGCAGCCACAACGTGCTATGTCGCTCTACACCCAAGCTTGAAAGGGGTAACGGGGAAGTACCTTCAGGATTGTAATGAGTCCCCACCAAGTGCACATGCGTCAAACGAACTCTTAGGAAGGAAACTGTGGGATTTTAGCAACAAGATGATTAATTCACTTTCAAAAGCTTGA